The proteins below are encoded in one region of Sulfolobus sp. A20:
- a CDS encoding helix-turn-helix domain-containing protein has protein sequence MDNEKRVRIIGSIILLHLIIFTLKYHKVSGTSCPYAWVLPILFVNDDNYDILNSKCRYNVVKLLELLVKNGGQVKIETLASELNVSRKVVKNYILKLEKNGLVKRLDRETCAITELGERVLNDIKSKGF, from the coding sequence ATGGATAATGAAAAAAGAGTTCGCATAATTGGTAGTATAATCTTATTACATTTAATTATATTCACATTAAAGTACCATAAAGTTAGTGGAACATCGTGTCCATATGCTTGGGTTTTACCTATTTTATTTGTTAATGATGATAATTACGATATACTAAATTCAAAATGCAGATATAATGTAGTGAAACTCTTAGAGTTATTAGTAAAAAACGGTGGACAAGTTAAGATAGAAACACTTGCATCTGAACTTAATGTTAGCAGGAAGGTCGTAAAAAATTACATTCTAAAATTGGAAAAGAACGGTCTAGTAAAAAGGTTGGATAGAGAAACTTGTGCTATAACTGAATTAGGTGAAAGGGTTTTAAATGATATAAAGTCAAAAGGGTTTTAG